A single genomic interval of Trachemys scripta elegans isolate TJP31775 chromosome 3, CAS_Tse_1.0, whole genome shotgun sequence harbors:
- the LOC117875318 gene encoding uncharacterized protein LOC117875318 codes for MTDVLLYLCGATHQAQTLAFPIVASLGVLAGSGSLDRVVTLPHPVFSSLQWLLNPQVVCAGVPFTAPQPSLLLVMDASALGWGAHLGDLRKQGLWSQAEVALHISVRELSAVRLACQTFCVHLTGRCLSVTTDNTVVMFFINKRGCTLLSPVQEALTLWDFCVAHSIHLQALDPRSTEQVGGQSQQVFSQPRVVPMPRCHELHIPKLGLSPDGLVHHATQQEVPTALLLPGSQPGLHCRRVLPPMGRPFSLNIPTHPSHSQGAPQDTEGRGLSDIVCSILALPTLVHISPGNICGSSSHLAAPPGLNNSGSWLSPAPEP; via the exons ATGACAGATGTCCTCTTGTACCTATGTGGTGCAACACACCAGGCTCAGACTCTGGCCTTTCCAATCGTGGCTAGCCTCGGTGTATTGGCTGGCTCAGGAAGTTTGGACAGAGTCGTGACTCTGCCTCACCCGGTCTTCAGCTCCCTCCAGTGGTTGCTCAACCCGCAG GTAGTGTGTGCAGGGGTCCCTTTCACCGctcctcagccgtccctcttgcTAGTGATGGACGCGTCAGCcttgggctggggagcacatctgggaGACCTCAGGAAACAAGGGCTCTGGTCTCAGGCGGAAGTCGCTCTCCACATCAGTGTCCGAGAGCTGAGCGCTGTGCGTCTGGCATGCCAGACTTTCTGTGTGCACTTGACAGGGAGATGTTTATCAGTTACGACAGACAACACCGTAGTGATGTTCTTTATCAACAAACGGGGGTGCACGCTCCTCTCTCCTGTCCAGGAAGCCCTCACgctgtgggacttttgtgtaGCTCATTCGATACACCTGCAAGCATTGGACCCCAGGAGTACAGAACAAGTTGGCGGACAGTCTCAGCAGGTCTTTTCACAGCCACGAGTGGTCCCTATGCCCAGATGTCACGAACTCCATATTCCAAAGTTGGGACTTTCCCCAGATGGACTTGTTCACCATGCaacacaacaggaagtgccaacAGCTTTGCTCCTTCCTGGatcacagcctgggctccatTGCAGACGTGTTCTTCCTCCCATGGGGAGGCCGTTTTCTCTAAACATTCCCACCCATCCCTCTCattcacaaggtgctcctcaagataCTGAGGGAAGAGGCTTAAGTGATATTGTTTGCTCCATCCTGGCCCTGCCAACACTGGTACACATTTCTCCTGGAAATATCTGTGGAAGCTCCAGTCACCTTGCCGCTCCTCCTGGACTTAATAACTCAGGATCGTGGCTGTCTCCAGCACCCGAACCTTGA